Proteins encoded by one window of Rubinisphaera margarita:
- a CDS encoding PVC-type heme-binding CxxCH protein → MRLQYLLLLALVALGTVLLPQLQLAEDTAEEAVVESAAEVDDFPQPRTSPSERHLSPMPAERAADSMELPDGFKATVFAAEPDVSNPIAMAWDDSGRLWVAENYTYAERSQRFDLSLRDRVLIFADSDNDGHADSRTVFTDDVQMLTSVEVGRGGVWLMCPPALLFIPDANGDDVPDGPPVVMLDGFDVARNNYHNFANGLRWGPDGWLYGRCGHSCPGLLGTPGTPEEERVPIDGGIWRFHPERKIVEVLCHGTTNPWGHDWDENGELFFINTVIGHLWHMLPGSHFKEPIGESQNRAVYERMDMIADHYHFDTSGSWTESRDGAADDLGGGHAHSGMLIHQSEHWPAKYRGRLMTLNFHGRRANVERLERTQTGYVGRHEPDFLQSQDPFFRGIDLSQGPDGSLFVIDWSDTGECHDHTGVHRESGRIFKISYQEPPEPGEVFKPACLQGEGDLQQLWTDYQYGRMSYGSLRKLARHSDEHVRVWAIRLLTDFWPLDTLFGPLDSFEYPDDPKTIKLLIRMGRDDPSGLVHRILASTLQRMPVENRTALAIELVKREEYADEHQLALLTWYGLIPVAQQRPEDIIEVAGQCQWPSLHYSIARHVTTQIDDEPELLDRLLSIAGRFSKSSQEQIVRGIDDALRGRRSAPMPASWPTFTELQGPKALDDTTRDLSIMFGDERALAAVRRIAVDTEAQLEARQKALGILIEMRPHDLREICESLMNDQTLNVTAARGLGLFDDPEIGVKLASSYMHFAPHHRPSIIETLASRASFAGALLEAIADEQGTIPRTDVTAVHARQIQSLGNESLTQRLSEVWGELRESSGERRKMIETLKGQLTEQTLHAADLSAGRTLFNKTCSQCHLLYGEGNKVGPDLTGSQRANLDYLLENILDPSAVVSKDYQMTIIVTVDGRVLNGLVLTENEQALTLRTATEEVTVNRDDIEDQQQTPLSAMPDGLLQNLSEEQTRDLIAYLMHPRQVPLPATGDEQVTLE, encoded by the coding sequence ATGAGGCTGCAATACCTCCTCTTGCTCGCCCTCGTTGCGCTGGGAACGGTGCTTTTGCCGCAGTTGCAACTGGCCGAAGACACAGCGGAAGAGGCAGTCGTCGAATCTGCGGCGGAAGTCGATGATTTCCCGCAGCCGCGAACCAGTCCTTCGGAACGTCACCTGTCACCGATGCCGGCTGAGCGGGCCGCTGATTCGATGGAGCTCCCAGACGGATTCAAAGCAACCGTCTTTGCGGCGGAGCCCGATGTTTCCAATCCCATCGCCATGGCCTGGGACGACAGCGGTCGCTTGTGGGTGGCCGAGAACTATACCTACGCGGAACGGAGCCAGCGGTTCGATCTCTCGCTGCGCGATCGCGTGCTGATTTTTGCCGACAGCGACAACGATGGCCACGCCGACAGTCGCACCGTCTTTACCGACGACGTTCAAATGCTGACAAGTGTCGAGGTTGGCCGGGGCGGCGTCTGGCTGATGTGTCCGCCGGCTCTGCTCTTCATTCCTGACGCCAATGGCGATGACGTTCCCGATGGTCCGCCCGTCGTCATGCTCGATGGCTTCGACGTCGCCAGGAACAACTACCACAACTTCGCTAACGGGCTTCGCTGGGGCCCCGATGGCTGGCTTTACGGACGCTGCGGACATTCCTGCCCCGGTCTGCTTGGAACCCCGGGCACTCCGGAGGAAGAGCGAGTTCCCATTGATGGCGGCATCTGGCGATTTCATCCGGAACGAAAAATTGTCGAAGTCCTCTGTCATGGCACGACCAATCCTTGGGGACACGACTGGGATGAGAATGGCGAACTGTTCTTCATCAACACGGTCATTGGGCATCTCTGGCACATGCTACCCGGTTCTCATTTCAAAGAGCCAATCGGCGAAAGTCAGAACCGGGCCGTTTATGAGCGGATGGACATGATCGCCGATCATTATCATTTCGATACAAGCGGCAGCTGGACCGAGAGTCGCGATGGAGCGGCCGATGATCTCGGCGGAGGTCATGCCCATTCCGGAATGCTGATTCATCAATCCGAGCATTGGCCGGCGAAGTATCGTGGTCGTCTGATGACGCTGAACTTTCACGGTCGTCGGGCCAACGTCGAACGGCTGGAACGCACTCAAACTGGGTATGTCGGTCGTCACGAACCCGATTTTCTTCAGTCTCAGGATCCGTTTTTCCGCGGAATCGATCTTTCTCAGGGACCGGACGGCAGTCTGTTCGTGATTGACTGGAGTGACACCGGCGAATGCCACGATCACACCGGCGTGCATCGGGAGAGCGGACGGATCTTCAAGATCAGCTATCAGGAGCCGCCAGAGCCCGGCGAAGTCTTCAAGCCGGCCTGCCTTCAGGGCGAGGGTGATCTTCAACAGCTGTGGACCGACTATCAATACGGCCGTATGTCCTACGGATCGTTACGGAAACTGGCCCGTCATTCCGATGAACATGTTCGTGTCTGGGCGATTCGGCTGCTGACCGATTTCTGGCCGCTCGATACGTTGTTCGGGCCGTTGGATTCTTTCGAGTATCCTGATGATCCAAAGACAATCAAATTGTTGATCCGCATGGGCCGTGATGATCCTTCGGGACTTGTGCATCGAATCCTCGCGTCGACACTGCAGCGAATGCCGGTCGAGAACCGCACGGCACTCGCCATCGAACTGGTCAAACGCGAGGAGTACGCCGATGAGCATCAACTGGCGCTGCTGACATGGTACGGACTGATTCCTGTCGCCCAGCAACGGCCGGAAGATATCATTGAGGTTGCTGGCCAGTGTCAATGGCCTTCCCTGCACTATTCAATCGCCCGCCATGTCACTACGCAAATTGATGATGAGCCGGAGTTGCTGGATCGTTTACTCTCCATCGCCGGGAGATTCTCGAAGTCTTCCCAGGAGCAGATTGTGCGGGGAATCGACGATGCTCTCCGAGGTCGTCGTTCGGCGCCAATGCCCGCCAGCTGGCCGACTTTCACCGAACTGCAGGGACCGAAGGCACTCGACGATACGACGCGTGATCTCAGCATCATGTTCGGCGACGAGCGTGCGCTGGCCGCGGTCAGGCGGATCGCGGTCGATACTGAGGCTCAATTAGAGGCTCGGCAAAAGGCGCTGGGAATTCTGATCGAGATGCGTCCCCACGATCTGCGGGAAATCTGCGAGTCACTGATGAATGATCAGACGCTGAATGTGACGGCTGCACGAGGGCTCGGCTTGTTCGATGATCCTGAGATTGGCGTGAAGCTGGCCAGCAGCTACATGCATTTCGCGCCGCATCATCGCCCGTCCATCATTGAAACGCTGGCCTCTCGGGCCAGTTTCGCGGGGGCCTTGCTGGAAGCCATCGCCGACGAACAGGGAACGATTCCACGAACCGATGTGACCGCGGTGCACGCCCGGCAGATTCAGAGTTTGGGAAATGAATCACTGACGCAGCGGCTGAGCGAAGTCTGGGGAGAGCTGCGAGAGTCATCCGGAGAGCGTCGGAAGATGATTGAAACGCTCAAGGGCCAGCTGACCGAACAGACATTGCACGCGGCCGATCTTTCCGCCGGGCGAACACTGTTCAATAAAACCTGTTCACAGTGCCATCTCCTTTACGGAGAAGGAAACAAGGTTGGTCCCGATCTGACCGGCTCCCAGCGCGCGAATCTGGATTACCTGCTGGAGAATATTCTGGACCCCAGTGCCGTCGTCAGTAAGGACTATCAGATGACGATCATCGTGACCGTCGACGGGCGGGTTCTCAATGGTCTGGTTCTCACTGAGAACGAGCAGGCACTGACGCTTCGAACGGCGACCGAAGAAGTCACGGTGAATCGGGACGACATCGAGGACCAGCAGCAGACTCCGCTCTCAGCCATGCCCGATGGTCTGCTCCAGAACCTCAGCGAAGAACAGACGCGGGATCTGATTGCCTACCTCATGCATCCCCGGCAGGTCCCGCTTCCCGCGACGGGCGATGAACAGGTCACGCTGGAGTAG